The Staphylococcus sp. KG4-3 genome has a window encoding:
- a CDS encoding CapA family protein has translation MKNSKRFSIEERILKWTKRHKKRNTIYTSIILIIAIVLLVFVMTSQKIEPVKAMNKGQGDIRMTYLGNVELNNHIRKNNISEAFSAIKPILKGSDYSTASLKVSKFSDDRKKNINKNLENVMFLRDLNIKSLNLINQVTDNVTARDLMKSVEAQSGYNYLTGNGSNAINSKTVQQTVKNKKIANVSFTDVESDYTDTLKNTTSVSLEPNIYIPLIKKLKENNDYVVVNVDWGITDERSVTTRQREYAHSLADAGADVIIGHNSVVQEIEKYKDTSIFYSLGNVTSEDFLSKNKQGLAVQQNWNGDQSQFTVTPIKSQGGQITKSKPSKVEEIKLLNNIEGKDINFKKENGGYVYEH, from the coding sequence ATGAAGAATTCTAAAAGATTTTCAATAGAAGAACGCATACTCAAGTGGACTAAACGACATAAGAAAAGAAATACAATTTACACTAGCATTATTTTAATTATCGCTATTGTACTTTTAGTATTTGTCATGACATCACAAAAAATTGAACCCGTTAAAGCTATGAATAAAGGTCAAGGTGATATAAGAATGACATATTTAGGAAATGTCGAATTAAATAACCACATCAGGAAGAATAATATTAGCGAAGCTTTTAGTGCTATTAAGCCAATTTTAAAAGGGAGTGATTATTCTACAGCAAGTTTAAAAGTATCGAAATTCTCAGATGATAGAAAAAAAAATATCAATAAAAACTTAGAAAATGTAATGTTTTTAAGAGATTTGAATATTAAAAGCTTAAATCTTATCAACCAAGTTACAGACAATGTAACTGCGAGAGACTTAATGAAATCAGTAGAAGCTCAGTCAGGCTATAATTATTTAACTGGAAATGGCTCCAATGCTATCAATAGTAAAACAGTACAACAAACGGTTAAAAATAAAAAAATAGCTAATGTATCTTTTACTGATGTTGAATCAGACTATACAGATACATTAAAAAATACGACATCAGTTAGTTTGGAGCCAAACATTTATATCCCATTAATTAAAAAACTTAAAGAAAACAATGATTATGTAGTTGTTAACGTTGATTGGGGTATCACAGATGAACGATCAGTTACTACTAGGCAAAGAGAATACGCGCATTCGTTAGCTGATGCGGGTGCTGATGTGATAATTGGTCATAACTCGGTAGTACAAGAAATAGAAAAATACAAAGACACCAGTATCTTTTACAGTTTAGGCAATGTAACATCAGAAGATTTTTTATCTAAAAACAAACAAGGTTTAGCAGTGCAACAAAATTGGAACGGTGACCAGTCTCAATTTACGGTGACGCCAATTAAGTCACAAGGTGGACAAATCACTAAATCTAAACCAAGTAAAGTAGAAGAAATCAAGTTACTTAATAATATTGAAGGCAAAGACATAAATTTTAAAAAAGAGAATGGAGGTTACGTTTATGAACATTAA
- a CDS encoding alcohol dehydrogenase catalytic domain-containing protein, with the protein MINQVYQLVAPRQFEVTYNNENIKSDKVVVRPLYLSICAADQRYYTGSRNEQVLKKKLPMSLVHEGVGEVVYDNKGIFKTGTRVIMVPNTPVETDEVIAENYLPSSKFRSSGYDGFMQDYVFMDHDRVVEIDDSIEDLSTIAYSELVSVSWHAIQRFERKSNANKNSFGIWGDGNLGYITAILLNKLYPNAAIYIFGKTDYKLSHFSFADEIYHIHEVPEGVTFDHAFECVGGKGSQSAVNQIIDLISPEGTVSLLGVSEYPVEVNTRLVLEKGLTMFGSSRSGAQDFKDIAKFYKDHPDVVEKLALLKGNEFDVKTINDAVNAFETDLSTSWGKTVIKWTM; encoded by the coding sequence GTGATTAATCAAGTTTATCAATTGGTTGCGCCAAGACAATTCGAAGTAACATATAATAATGAAAATATTAAAAGTGATAAAGTTGTTGTAAGACCATTATACTTATCAATTTGTGCGGCAGATCAAAGATATTATACTGGTAGCAGAAATGAACAAGTATTAAAGAAAAAATTACCGATGTCTCTAGTTCATGAAGGTGTTGGTGAAGTTGTTTATGATAACAAAGGCATATTTAAGACTGGTACAAGAGTTATTATGGTACCGAATACACCCGTAGAAACAGATGAAGTCATAGCAGAAAACTATTTACCTAGTAGTAAATTTAGATCTAGTGGTTATGATGGTTTTATGCAAGATTATGTTTTTATGGATCATGACCGTGTCGTAGAAATCGACGATAGTATCGAAGATTTAAGTACAATTGCATACTCTGAATTAGTAAGCGTGAGTTGGCATGCGATTCAAAGGTTTGAGCGTAAATCAAATGCAAATAAAAATAGTTTTGGTATTTGGGGCGATGGCAATTTAGGATATATTACTGCAATTTTATTAAATAAACTATACCCCAATGCAGCAATTTATATCTTTGGAAAAACAGATTATAAATTAAGTCATTTTTCTTTCGCAGATGAAATATACCATATACATGAAGTACCTGAAGGGGTTACTTTTGATCATGCATTTGAGTGTGTAGGCGGAAAAGGTAGCCAGTCTGCAGTAAACCAAATCATTGATTTGATTTCACCTGAAGGCACAGTTAGTTTGTTAGGTGTAAGCGAATATCCTGTTGAAGTTAACACAAGATTAGTGTTAGAGAAAGGTTTAACAATGTTTGGAAGCAGTAGAAGTGGTGCGCAAGACTTTAAAGATATTGCGAAATTCTATAAAGATCATCCAGATGTTGTGGAAAAATTAGCGCTACTCAAAGGTAACGAATTTGATGTTAAAACCATTAATGATGCAGTCAATGCATTTGAAACAGATTTATCCACTTCGTGGGGCAAGACTGTCATTAAATGGACGATGTAA
- a CDS encoding aspartate aminotransferase family protein codes for MNKSERLINEDSKYFAKPGRIKYYPLAISHGYGATLVDVEGKTYIDLLSSASSQNVGHAPKQVTDAIKAQVDQFIHYTPAYMYHEPLVKLAKKICEIAPGAYEKRALFGLSGSDANDGIVKLARAYTGRPYIISFINAYHGSTYGSLSMSAISLNMRKHYGPMLPGFYHIPFPDNYRGMFEHQNPNTVEEYLAPLKEMFEKYVPADEVACIMIETIQGDGGLLEPVDGYFEALQELCQTHGILLAVDDIQQGLGRTGCWSSVSHYNIEPDLITFGKSLAGGLPMSAIVGRSEIMDYLDAPAHLFTTGANPVSCEAALATISMIEDQGLLQASTDKGYYVRERLNQWPEKYKSVGNVRGKGLSIGIDIVSDKIKKVRNPEAALKICNRCFDNGVVIIAVAGNVLRFQPPLVITYDQLDTALNVLEAAIQDLEKGQLANYDIAGQGW; via the coding sequence ATGAACAAATCAGAACGACTTATCAATGAAGATAGTAAATACTTTGCTAAGCCAGGAAGAATTAAATATTATCCATTAGCTATCTCGCATGGCTATGGTGCAACACTCGTAGACGTTGAAGGAAAAACATATATTGACCTGCTATCTAGTGCAAGTTCTCAAAATGTTGGTCATGCACCTAAACAGGTTACTGATGCTATCAAAGCACAAGTTGATCAATTCATACATTACACTCCTGCATACATGTATCATGAGCCTTTAGTCAAATTAGCTAAAAAAATATGTGAAATTGCACCAGGTGCCTATGAGAAACGTGCACTTTTCGGCCTTTCGGGATCAGATGCAAATGACGGCATCGTTAAATTAGCTCGCGCATATACAGGAAGACCTTATATTATTAGTTTTATCAATGCTTATCATGGTTCTACATATGGATCACTTTCTATGTCTGCAATCAGTTTAAATATGCGTAAACATTATGGTCCAATGCTACCAGGTTTCTATCACATTCCTTTTCCAGATAATTATCGCGGTATGTTTGAGCATCAAAATCCAAATACAGTAGAAGAATATCTTGCTCCACTTAAAGAAATGTTCGAAAAGTATGTACCAGCCGACGAAGTAGCTTGTATCATGATTGAAACTATCCAAGGCGATGGCGGTTTACTTGAACCCGTAGACGGTTACTTTGAAGCCTTACAAGAGTTATGCCAAACACACGGTATATTATTGGCTGTGGATGATATCCAACAAGGGTTAGGACGAACAGGTTGTTGGAGTTCCGTATCGCATTATAATATTGAACCTGATCTTATTACATTTGGTAAATCACTGGCAGGTGGTCTACCAATGTCCGCCATTGTTGGGCGTTCAGAAATCATGGACTATTTAGACGCCCCAGCTCATTTATTTACTACTGGTGCTAATCCGGTAAGTTGTGAAGCTGCGTTAGCTACAATTTCTATGATTGAAGATCAAGGACTATTGCAGGCTAGTACTGATAAAGGATATTACGTTCGTGAACGCCTGAATCAATGGCCTGAAAAATATAAATCTGTCGGAAATGTCAGAGGTAAAGGGCTCTCTATTGGTATCGATATTGTGTCAGATAAAATTAAAAAAGTGCGCAATCCTGAAGCAGCTTTAAAGATTTGTAATCGTTGTTTTGACAATGGTGTCGTCATCATTGCTGTTGCTGGAAATGTACTGCGTTTCCAACCACCATTAGTCATAACTTATGATCAGTTAGATACTGCTTTAAATGTGCTAGAAGCTGCAATTCAAGACTTGGAAAAAGGCCAATTAGCAAACTACGATATAGCAGGCCAAGGTTGGTAA
- a CDS encoding D-ribitol-5-phosphate cytidylyltransferase: MIYAGILAGGIGSRMGNVPLPKQFLGLDGKPILVHTVEKFLLTNEFDKIFIATPQKWISHTKDTLRKHQINDDRIEVVQGGSDRNETIMNIINEAEKAHSITDEDVIVTHDAVRPFLTHRIIKENIESVLAHGAVDTVIPATDTIITSSDGEQIQSIPVRSEMYQGQTPQSFNVNLLRNSYNALSVEEKEIMTDACKILVVANKKVKLVMGELYNIKITTPYDLKVANSIIKGGMLSD; the protein is encoded by the coding sequence ATGATATATGCTGGTATATTAGCGGGAGGTATCGGTTCTAGAATGGGAAACGTGCCACTGCCAAAACAATTTTTAGGTTTAGATGGTAAACCTATATTAGTTCATACGGTTGAAAAGTTCTTGCTCACAAATGAATTTGACAAAATATTTATTGCGACACCACAAAAGTGGATTTCGCATACGAAGGATACGTTGCGTAAGCATCAAATTAATGACGATAGAATCGAAGTGGTACAAGGTGGTTCAGACCGTAATGAAACGATTATGAATATTATAAATGAAGCTGAAAAAGCACACTCTATAACTGATGAAGATGTAATCGTTACACATGATGCGGTTAGACCATTTTTAACGCATCGAATCATCAAAGAAAATATTGAAAGTGTATTAGCACATGGTGCAGTCGATACTGTAATACCTGCAACTGACACTATTATCACTTCAAGCGATGGAGAACAAATACAGTCTATTCCAGTCAGAAGTGAAATGTATCAAGGTCAAACACCACAATCATTTAATGTGAATTTATTGAGGAATAGCTATAATGCGTTATCTGTAGAAGAGAAAGAAATAATGACAGATGCCTGTAAAATTCTTGTAGTAGCTAATAAAAAAGTGAAATTAGTGATGGGAGAATTATATAATATTAAAATCACCACACCTTATGATCTTAAAGTAGCGAACTCTATCATCAAAGGTGGGATGTTGAGTGATTAA
- a CDS encoding gamma-glutamyltransferase gives MSIYNKKTLIVILLLTIIISFGFFMITKKDNYNKDELYENKIADHAQDLSDKNYGVASNNPIATRVGEKILQDGGNAIDASVGVSYALAITEPHSSGLGGGGAMLAYDGQENVAPKQWQYKDISSFDFKQKDEIGTPGFVRGLHDAHNEGGKMEEQKILDYVIPLAEDGFEVDSELERSLKLYGSDIDRNSPFFDSGQTKREGDVVKQPALAKTIKGIRDHGPEYFYEKVGKSVSKQVDDEVNEKDFTSYKTEKKEPVSTDYLNNKVYSASNPLGGTLMLQGLEIDEATGNDTTPDNRLDYITGMLKSRALMYRNRDIINGQDEDYDEYLSQDYILGKLNEVNFNSNFNTNNVDNTSTTHFVVIDKNGKLTSTTNTLASFFGSGKFMKEGFYMNNSLNNFSSNPASPNYGGKHKEPRSFTAPSIVVGPDYYMGIGTPGGNKIPTTLNEVLVDYLRGDGTLQESIDKPRFYNDGGQIFYENATSKQDIDIFKSLGFQIEEKRNDPNFGSVQAALYNKNNKTVEIGHDVGNR, from the coding sequence ATGAGTATTTATAATAAAAAAACGCTCATCGTAATATTACTCCTTACAATTATCATATCTTTTGGCTTTTTTATGATAACTAAAAAAGATAATTATAATAAAGATGAATTATATGAGAATAAAATAGCAGATCATGCCCAGGATCTTTCCGACAAAAATTACGGTGTTGCTTCAAACAATCCAATCGCAACGCGGGTTGGGGAAAAAATATTGCAAGACGGCGGTAATGCGATAGATGCATCTGTAGGTGTTTCTTATGCACTTGCAATAACAGAGCCTCATTCATCCGGTTTAGGTGGTGGTGGCGCAATGTTAGCTTATGATGGCCAAGAAAACGTTGCACCAAAGCAATGGCAATACAAAGACATATCATCTTTTGACTTTAAACAAAAAGACGAGATAGGTACACCTGGATTTGTTCGTGGTTTACACGATGCACATAACGAAGGAGGCAAGATGGAGGAACAGAAAATATTAGACTATGTTATACCTTTAGCTGAGGATGGTTTTGAAGTGGATTCAGAACTGGAACGTAGTTTAAAACTTTATGGCTCAGATATTGATCGTAACTCCCCATTTTTTGATAGTGGCCAGACGAAAAGAGAAGGTGACGTTGTAAAACAACCAGCTTTAGCTAAAACGATTAAAGGCATTAGAGATCATGGACCGGAATACTTTTATGAGAAAGTAGGTAAAAGTGTTTCTAAGCAAGTGGATGATGAAGTTAATGAAAAAGATTTTACAAGTTACAAAACAGAGAAAAAGGAACCGGTAAGTACAGATTACCTAAATAATAAAGTATATTCTGCATCTAATCCGTTAGGTGGAACGCTAATGCTACAAGGTTTAGAAATTGATGAAGCAACAGGTAATGATACAACCCCTGATAACCGATTAGATTATATTACAGGTATGTTAAAGTCTAGAGCATTGATGTATAGAAATAGAGATATTATTAATGGTCAAGATGAAGACTACGATGAATACTTATCTCAAGATTATATATTAGGAAAATTAAACGAGGTTAATTTTAATAGTAATTTCAATACAAATAATGTGGACAATACAAGTACTACACATTTTGTAGTTATAGATAAAAACGGTAAGTTAACAAGTACTACCAATACTTTAGCAAGTTTCTTTGGTTCCGGTAAATTTATGAAAGAGGGATTCTATATGAATAACTCATTAAACAACTTTTCATCTAATCCGGCAAGTCCGAACTATGGTGGGAAGCATAAAGAGCCAAGGTCGTTTACAGCACCAAGTATTGTAGTAGGCCCTGATTATTACATGGGTATAGGAACGCCAGGAGGTAACAAGATACCAACCACATTGAATGAAGTGTTGGTAGATTATTTAAGAGGTGATGGTACTCTACAAGAATCGATAGATAAGCCACGTTTTTATAATGATGGGGGACAAATTTTTTATGAAAATGCTACAAGTAAACAAGATATAGATATATTCAAAAGTTTAGGTTTTCAGATTGAAGAAAAACGTAATGATCCTAACTTTGGCAGTGTCCAAGCCGCACTTTACAACAAGAATAATAAAACTGTTGAAATTGGACACGATGTCGGTAATAGATAG
- a CDS encoding MptD family putative ECF transporter S component, whose protein sequence is MKKGKIDVKDLINIGIFTAIYFIFIAPPGILGIIPIFMLLLPAMIGLVGGIPIMLLITKTQKFGALSLCGIVVSLILAIMGHPWMALLLSVPIIILADVIMAIGDYKSWKLNGIGYIIFSFWPIGNLLPFYFMRQSYLAFIQEKYGSDYEATVAALFSIEMIPIIIVTTIIGALIGTYIAKGILKKHFKRAGMI, encoded by the coding sequence ATGAAAAAAGGCAAAATAGATGTTAAAGATTTAATAAATATAGGAATATTTACGGCGATATATTTTATATTTATAGCCCCGCCAGGTATTTTAGGCATTATACCAATATTTATGCTATTACTGCCTGCTATGATAGGTTTGGTTGGTGGTATACCAATTATGTTACTTATTACGAAAACACAAAAATTTGGAGCACTATCGCTTTGTGGTATTGTGGTAAGTTTGATATTAGCAATTATGGGTCATCCTTGGATGGCATTGCTTTTAAGTGTACCTATTATTATATTAGCAGACGTTATTATGGCAATAGGTGATTATAAAAGCTGGAAATTAAATGGTATAGGTTATATTATTTTCTCATTTTGGCCAATAGGCAATTTATTACCATTTTATTTTATGAGACAGTCATATCTAGCCTTTATACAAGAGAAATACGGTTCAGATTATGAAGCTACGGTAGCTGCATTATTTTCAATAGAGATGATTCCTATCATAATCGTTACGACTATCATTGGAGCGCTGATAGGTACTTACATCGCTAAAGGCATATTGAAGAAGCATTTTAAGCGTGCAGGTATGATTTAG
- a CDS encoding glycosyltransferase family 2 protein, giving the protein MEFSIIVPSYNSEKYIGELLNSLQNQKYDKKDFEVILIDDCSTDHTLEIVESYKNKLNLTVKQLEANSGGPGKPRNTALNLAKGEYVFFVDSDDYIHPDTLKDVSKFVEGNQADVVLVKMEGVNGRGVPKSMFKETNDDVTLANSRIIYTLSPTKFYRTSLLRDNHIEFPEDLRSAEDQLFTMKAYVNAKKIAVLADKPYYYATKREGEHMSSAYVSPKDFYKVMGLITEEILNSPLDNRHDILGYFLDRHFSFSRTNNFSLKIADDTKEDWMDALGDFIQKVPTEVDDIVRDSLKPLLYYARKKDMKHYQIVEESFNNGQFYNFSAQQGVLQIQFDREEPYFIFNKLMKPDIRMTHFKFNEQGFELELEFLSSIINPNHVASMIQLKLVSRNKKELIYIPLAINDQTRFKFNASMKDIMPYLIKEKVWDAFLEMRVDNMSVEKRIGGKRLKYSYGKETSTIASLNDNYYRFTPYFTKDFDNLSFYVTQNKLDDMIEVTIKDSKTIQLSSLEFNYILSEGLTTVLLPDTFMYGYLTAHQSKEKMTYNIALNDKIKAKNLKKNFTLESPYFNLRY; this is encoded by the coding sequence ATGGAATTTTCAATCATAGTACCAAGTTACAATTCTGAAAAGTATATAGGAGAACTATTGAACAGTTTGCAGAATCAAAAATACGATAAGAAGGATTTTGAAGTTATACTGATAGATGATTGTTCTACAGATCATACTTTGGAGATAGTAGAGTCTTATAAAAACAAATTGAATTTAACTGTAAAACAACTTGAAGCCAATTCGGGTGGCCCTGGAAAACCTAGGAATACAGCTCTAAACTTAGCTAAAGGAGAATATGTCTTCTTTGTAGATTCAGACGATTACATTCATCCAGATACATTGAAAGATGTATCAAAATTTGTTGAAGGTAATCAGGCTGATGTGGTTCTAGTTAAAATGGAAGGTGTAAATGGTCGTGGCGTTCCTAAATCTATGTTTAAAGAAACCAATGATGATGTCACATTAGCTAATTCACGTATTATTTATACGTTAAGTCCCACTAAGTTTTATCGTACGTCCTTACTACGTGATAATCATATTGAGTTCCCAGAAGATTTACGTAGTGCAGAGGATCAACTGTTTACAATGAAAGCATACGTTAACGCAAAGAAAATCGCTGTATTAGCAGATAAACCATACTACTATGCGACTAAGCGAGAAGGGGAACATATGAGCTCGGCATATGTGTCACCTAAAGATTTTTATAAAGTTATGGGATTAATTACAGAAGAAATTCTGAATAGCCCTTTAGACAATAGACATGATATATTAGGGTATTTTTTAGATCGCCATTTTTCATTTTCAAGAACAAATAATTTTTCACTTAAAATAGCAGATGATACAAAAGAAGATTGGATGGATGCGTTAGGCGACTTTATACAAAAAGTACCAACCGAAGTAGACGATATAGTAAGAGATTCATTAAAACCATTGTTATATTATGCACGCAAAAAAGATATGAAACATTATCAAATTGTTGAAGAAAGCTTTAATAATGGCCAATTTTATAATTTTAGTGCGCAACAAGGTGTATTGCAAATTCAGTTTGATCGTGAAGAACCATACTTTATATTCAATAAATTAATGAAACCGGATATAAGAATGACCCATTTTAAATTTAATGAACAAGGTTTTGAATTGGAATTAGAATTTTTAAGTTCAATTATCAACCCTAATCATGTAGCTTCTATGATACAACTGAAGTTAGTATCACGTAATAAAAAAGAATTGATTTATATACCTTTAGCTATTAATGATCAAACACGCTTTAAATTTAATGCTTCTATGAAGGACATTATGCCGTATTTAATTAAAGAAAAGGTTTGGGATGCATTTTTAGAAATGCGCGTAGATAATATGAGTGTTGAAAAACGCATTGGCGGTAAACGCTTAAAGTATTCCTATGGAAAAGAAACGAGTACAATTGCTTCACTGAATGATAATTATTATCGTTTTACACCGTACTTCACAAAAGATTTTGACAACCTATCATTTTATGTAACTCAAAATAAATTAGACGATATGATTGAAGTTACGATAAAAGATAGTAAAACGATTCAACTTAGTAGTTTAGAATTTAACTATATTTTGTCTGAAGGTTTAACAACTGTATTACTGCCAGATACGTTTATGTATGGTTACCTGACTGCTCATCAATCTAAAGAAAAAATGACTTATAATATAGCGCTCAACGATAAGATTAAAGCTAAAAATCTTAAAAAGAATTTCACTTTGGAATCGCCATATTTTAATTTAAGGTATTAA
- a CDS encoding energy-coupling factor transporter transmembrane component T produces the protein MNNKIINQSHIFNLDPRVKLGIMVIISLISLTGGVTGNEIFLRLLVMLIPSVLILLIGKYLIGCLCIIVTISAWYGEAFVTFDHSQLATLFIFVSSGVITRFLPSLVMGYYIFKTTQVEVLIAGLEHLKTPRKITIPIAVMFRFLPTIKSESASIKDVMKMRGISLRFAFKKPLQYFEYRVVPLLNSVVKIGNELTIASITRGLNLTHKRTSIVLLKMRWLDWLFISIVLILWVTYYIV, from the coding sequence ATGAATAACAAAATAATAAATCAAAGCCATATATTTAATTTAGACCCTAGAGTAAAGCTTGGAATCATGGTTATTATTTCACTTATTTCATTAACTGGTGGTGTAACGGGAAATGAAATTTTCTTACGTTTACTTGTAATGTTAATACCCTCTGTTTTGATTTTACTCATTGGTAAATATTTGATTGGATGTCTATGCATTATTGTTACAATTAGCGCATGGTATGGAGAAGCGTTTGTTACATTTGATCATAGTCAATTAGCTACTTTATTCATCTTTGTCTCTTCAGGCGTGATTACACGTTTTTTACCATCACTTGTAATGGGATATTATATTTTTAAGACAACTCAAGTTGAAGTTCTTATTGCAGGTCTAGAACATCTGAAAACACCGAGAAAGATTACGATTCCTATCGCTGTAATGTTTAGATTTTTACCAACTATCAAGTCAGAATCAGCATCAATTAAAGATGTAATGAAAATGAGGGGTATTTCATTGCGTTTTGCGTTTAAAAAGCCATTGCAGTATTTCGAATACCGCGTTGTGCCGTTGTTAAATAGCGTCGTGAAAATTGGTAATGAATTGACTATTGCATCAATCACACGTGGTTTGAATTTAACACATAAAAGGACATCTATCGTATTGCTAAAAATGCGTTGGCTAGATTGGTTATTTATTAGCATAGTACTGATTTTATGGGTAACTTATTATATAGTGTGA
- the tarL gene encoding teichoic acid ribitol-phosphate polymerase TarL, with protein MSKSKIIIDNIYWERIQLFISGHVEDIELNKKRFVLRNLTETKELKANDVKINGNQFVARINVAILDDGNYLPSGEYLIVYKGDFDYIANINSSLLEPSQYTLEEDELEQYHEIDTQNGKNNFLLEHFMYTFKKGGNSNKTEYVVRPMISSEVNEFVLDILFKAPIPKLNPLKQKIADLKLKYNRYSYNVRNFVFQMIFNTTKFFHLKKGNTVLFTSDSRAEMSGNFEYVYNEMLRQNLDDKYKIHALFKSNISARRNFIDKFKFPYLLGKADYIFVDDFHPLLYTVKFRKSQEIIQVWHAVGAFKTVGYSRAGKKGGPFFNSVNHRNYTKAFVSSETDIPFYGEAFGIKEQNIIPTGVPRTDILFDEAYEQQVTAEMEEALPIIKDKKVILFAPTFRGNGHHTAHYPFFKIDFARFARYCRENNAVVLFKMHPFVKNRLNIPREYEQYFVDVSDFREVNDILFVTDILISDYSSLVYEFAVFKRPMIFYAFDLEDYITSRDFYEPYETFVPGKIVESFSDLITALDNEDFEVDKVEPFLDKHFKYQDGRSSERLVRNVFGS; from the coding sequence TTGAGTAAATCTAAAATAATAATTGATAATATTTATTGGGAACGTATTCAATTATTTATTTCTGGTCATGTTGAGGATATCGAATTGAACAAGAAACGTTTTGTTCTACGTAATTTAACTGAGACTAAAGAATTGAAAGCAAACGATGTGAAAATTAATGGAAATCAATTCGTAGCACGCATTAATGTGGCTATATTGGATGACGGAAATTATCTACCTTCAGGTGAATACTTAATTGTATATAAAGGTGACTTTGATTATATAGCTAATATTAATTCATCATTGTTAGAACCTAGTCAATATACGTTAGAGGAAGATGAGCTGGAACAGTATCATGAGATAGATACTCAAAATGGTAAGAATAATTTTCTATTAGAACATTTTATGTACACGTTTAAAAAAGGTGGCAACTCTAATAAAACAGAGTATGTTGTGAGGCCGATGATATCCAGTGAAGTTAATGAGTTTGTACTAGATATCTTGTTTAAAGCTCCAATACCTAAGTTAAATCCTCTAAAACAAAAGATTGCAGATTTGAAATTAAAGTATAATCGTTATTCATATAATGTACGTAATTTTGTCTTCCAAATGATATTTAATACGACAAAATTTTTCCATTTGAAAAAGGGAAATACTGTACTATTCACATCTGATTCAAGAGCTGAAATGTCAGGTAACTTTGAATATGTTTATAATGAGATGTTACGCCAAAATTTAGACGACAAATATAAGATACATGCCTTGTTTAAATCTAACATTTCGGCACGTCGTAACTTTATCGACAAATTTAAATTTCCGTATTTATTAGGTAAAGCAGATTATATATTTGTGGATGATTTTCACCCATTACTCTACACAGTAAAATTCAGAAAAAGTCAGGAAATTATTCAAGTATGGCATGCAGTTGGTGCTTTCAAAACTGTTGGTTATAGTCGAGCTGGAAAAAAAGGTGGTCCATTCTTTAATTCTGTAAATCATAGAAACTATACTAAGGCCTTTGTTTCATCAGAAACAGATATACCATTTTATGGTGAAGCCTTTGGTATTAAAGAACAAAATATAATTCCGACTGGTGTGCCTAGAACAGATATCTTATTTGATGAGGCGTATGAGCAACAAGTTACAGCCGAAATGGAGGAGGCACTGCCAATCATTAAAGATAAAAAAGTGATTTTATTTGCGCCTACATTTAGAGGTAATGGACATCATACGGCGCATTATCCATTCTTTAAAATTGATTTTGCTAGATTTGCAAGGTATTGTCGTGAAAATAATGCAGTAGTTTTATTTAAAATGCATCCATTTGTGAAGAATAGACTAAATATTCCTAGAGAATATGAGCAATACTTTGTGGATGTTTCTGATTTTAGAGAAGTTAATGATATTTTATTTGTTACGGATATTTTAATTAGTGATTATTCATCACTTGTTTATGAATTTGCGGTATTTAAACGACCAATGATTTTTTATGCATTTGACCTTGAGGATTATATTACATCACGTGATTTTTATGAGCCATATGAAACGTTTGTGCCAGGGAAAATTGTAGAGTCATTTAGTGATTTAATAACAGCACTAGATAATGAAGACTTTGAAGTAGACAAAGTAGAACCATTCTTAGATAAGCATTTTAAATATCAAGATGGTCGTTCGAGTGAACGTTTAGTAAGAAACGTATTTGGAAGCTAA